One Halomonas sp. M4R1S46 genomic window carries:
- a CDS encoding VOC family protein — translation MAINFDHTILAAHDSHASAAFLAEVLGLPEPRRWGPFDMVVADNGAKLDYMEQSGDVTPQHYAFLVDEADFDAIFQRIRERRLDYWADPAQGREGEINHRDGGRGVYFEDPNGHLLEVLTRPYGSGGWNP, via the coding sequence ATGGCCATCAACTTCGACCACACCATCCTGGCAGCCCATGACAGCCATGCGTCCGCGGCTTTCCTCGCGGAGGTGCTGGGGTTGCCGGAACCGCGCCGGTGGGGACCGTTCGATATGGTCGTCGCGGATAATGGCGCCAAGCTCGACTACATGGAGCAGAGCGGAGATGTCACGCCCCAGCACTACGCCTTTCTGGTGGACGAGGCGGATTTCGACGCGATCTTCCAACGAATCCGCGAGAGGAGGCTCGACTACTGGGCCGATCCGGCGCAAGGAAGGGAAGGCGAAATCAACCACCGTGACGGCGGCAGAGGCGTTTACTTCGAAGATCCCAACGGCCACCTCCTGGAAGTGCTGACGCGTCCCTATGGGAGCGGCGGCTGGAATCCGTGA